A genomic window from Aerosakkonema funiforme FACHB-1375 includes:
- a CDS encoding Pepco domain-containing protein, which produces MAENTPKHIWVITEETVSFDTGARTGSYRGGLITRDDDDDPVEVEIEVVDAAKPVEVEKLKREMKGFLQAMREILDEADAPSSKMQLDEVELSVEINGEGQVKLFGVGGKAGGKGAMTLKFKRRQSDNG; this is translated from the coding sequence ATGGCAGAAAATACACCAAAACATATTTGGGTAATTACGGAAGAAACTGTATCGTTTGATACAGGAGCGAGAACGGGAAGCTACAGGGGTGGACTCATCACTAGAGATGATGATGATGACCCCGTGGAAGTGGAAATTGAGGTGGTGGACGCCGCGAAACCTGTGGAGGTGGAAAAACTCAAACGGGAGATGAAGGGGTTTTTGCAGGCGATGCGAGAAATCCTCGATGAAGCTGATGCGCCTAGTTCTAAAATGCAGTTAGATGAAGTCGAGTTATCGGTGGAAATCAACGGGGAAGGACAGGTGAAGCTGTTCGGAGTTGGTGGAAAAGCGGGAGGGAAAGGGGCGATGACTCTTAAGTTTAAGCGCAGGCAGAGCGATAATGGTTAA
- a CDS encoding type II toxin-antitoxin system Phd/YefM family antitoxin has product MLSLSDIYPLSEFQRGAKAFLAKLKETKAPIVLTVNGKATAVVQDAEGYQQLLDKIELLESIVGIRKSIEEFEQGKGIPLKQAFAELREKYGLPN; this is encoded by the coding sequence ATGCTCAGTCTGAGTGACATTTATCCTCTCTCAGAGTTCCAACGGGGTGCGAAAGCTTTCCTGGCAAAACTCAAAGAAACTAAAGCACCCATAGTTCTGACTGTGAATGGTAAAGCTACTGCCGTTGTTCAAGATGCTGAAGGCTACCAGCAACTTCTCGATAAGATTGAGTTGCTGGAGTCTATTGTGGGTATCCGCAAAAGTATTGAAGAATTTGAGCAAGGGAAAGGGATACCTTTGAAGCAGGCATTTGCAGAACTTCGGGAAAAATATGGCTTACCGAATTGA
- a CDS encoding type II toxin-antitoxin system RelE/ParE family toxin has translation MAYRIEISPTAVADIESIFLWIEKDSPEKAYRWVRGCYEIILTLENFPKRCALAIESEYMGIEVRQLLYKKQFNILFTVS, from the coding sequence ATGGCTTACCGAATTGAAATATCTCCTACTGCGGTGGCTGATATAGAAAGTATTTTTCTTTGGATCGAGAAAGATTCACCGGAAAAAGCTTATCGCTGGGTAAGAGGGTGTTATGAAATTATATTGACGCTGGAAAACTTTCCCAAGCGTTGTGCTTTGGCGATCGAAAGTGAGTATATGGGAATAGAGGTACGCCAACTTCTCTATAAAAAGCAATTCAATATTTTATTTACTGTTAGTTAA